GATATGATGCTCCAGTGTCCGCTGGTGTGAGCACCACtaatataatggtaggggaaacattGTGCTCTCTGACAAAATTGCATtaagaaaaacaccaaatatatatttctttgaccaacagagagaagaggacaaAGAGCGTCTCATTCCCCACACGGGCTCATTAGCATGTCAGCCGCTAAACGGGCCGTTTGGGCTGAACATGCACAAGCACCCATTTACACTCCTCAGAGTTCTCCCAGTTCGGACATGGACCTCGTTACAATGTGGGCTTGACCAGTTTACCAAGCAGGGAAgattgcattatgggaaatttGTTTCTTAAATGTCCCCTGACCTTATAAAGTGCAACAGTGGATGGCGGGATGGGGAACTGATCTTCTACTTtagtgaaagtaaaaaataccCAGAAATAATGGTGGAAGCAGAACAATGTTGCCATGGCGATATATTCCACCGGCATACTGTTTATGTGGTGTGCTGTAGATGAGCTGAAGCAGATCGATGTGTGTTCTTTACCCTCTAAACCCCTGTTGTGTTTTATGAGCCTGATGTCACCAAAGCTTCAATGACTACATTAATGACTGCTTGGTACAGAAAAAGCTTTCcctgattattttatttccccAAATGCACCACGGTATGTGCAGGACATTCAAACTACAACAGTTAAGGAAGTACTGTACAGTATTCAGAGATGTATCAGTTTAGCACTATGTTCATTGCTGTTTCCCAAAGACTGTCTTTGTGCTGTTGGCCTGTTCTGATTTCATAATGACGTGCTTCTCTCAGTGGGGCGGATTTAATGCACAATTGCTGGTAGCGCTTACTGGAGGTCTTTCTATTAGTATAATTACTATCTTTACCATCCTTGTTTGTGCTGTAGACTTTATGAAGACGAATACGATGTGACGCCACTTGGCCAAAAAAAAGGTACGACATATTGGCAGAGAAGTGCCTCACTTGTTTAACGCCTTGGTTTCTATTTCCGTTCGTGCTCTTCACATCTGTCTGCATAGACAGCCAGATGTGCTGTGTGAGCTCAATGATTGGTCGTCAGACATTTGCTTGAAGGGTGGGCTGTGACTCGCTCTGATGGCGTTAACAGGAATGCGACAGTGATTGCATGCATGGTGTTCACTGCAAAtgcacatatatattatatatatatatatacaccccaCATGAGTCTTATGAGACAACGTTTTTGGAAATGAAATCCTTTGGTGCTAGGAAACTAGAGTGCGTCTCTAATTTTAAGTGAAAACACTTAAGTATTACATATAAGGTTGCCATTAGGAAATAAGCGGCTGCTAGCCCCCCTGTTTAGAACCACGTGGAAGCAACAGATATGAATTTGGCCTTTGAagcttttttatattttgcgcttccaaaattgaaaatgaaactgGTCACACGGGTGTCGATGCCTCTAATTTATTACACACAAAGCAGGCGTCCATCTTTGCTTCTATCCGGTGTGATTTAGTTGTACGTTGCCGTGGACACCATGCATCCATGCACACAGTGCATTGATCCGAGCTAAAGAGCAGTCGTCACACAACTCAACTTGTAACGCTGGTGTTAAACAGTGttagtttgtttcttttcaaggTCTGAAAATGTTGACAAAGCTGGgccttatttttgttttgcactatgaaaagttaaatgaaagtAGATTAGAGCACGGCTGTAGCAATGGCACACGTGAGTTCCATGTTCTGAATGAATGGTGAGCTGAGATGTGAATCTCACAGCTCTTTGTAACATGGTGCACCAGaacaaagaagaggagaaatgtACGTAATGTTGTCAAATGGGTTTATTTGCTTTTCACGGCATTGTTTACCAGTAGGACTTTAGTCCTGGTTTTGAGTGGTTTTGCTCAGCCGGTGATGCTGAAGGGTCAACGGGACATGTGATCATTGGGAAACTCCTCTTCAACAAGATAGCAGAATATCTAAAGTTATTCTCATGACTCTGGAAATAtttttagtattattattattattactattattattggTTTTGTTGCTTCCATTCAGCCTCTTCCTTGTATATCTGGATTTAATAATCACAAGAACTGCAGTTGTGTGCAGCCGGGCACCAACATTTCCCAACACGCGTGTGCAAGACTTTGCTGGGGGGTTTATCGTGACCTGGACTAGGAGCTAGCAACATATGCATTTACAACAAGACACAATTGTTTATATCATTCAATATGTGTGCACAAAGGGAAACTTTTTAATCACATAACAATGTTACGGATTGTATAttggacacaaataaataatcatgCAACCGATGGGGTGAGGGGTGATTGTGTTTTATAACTAACTTATTGACAACAGTTTTTGATCTGTAGATATGGTGTtgaaatattcaattcaattttattaaaaatgtcattaacaTTTGTGAATGTAAACCTCaatgaattgaaatgatttTGAACTCGAGATGCTTGTTCAGTTCACGCTGGTTAGTTTTACTGCTAGTTTAGCCTATAAATAGTACTGCATAACTAATATCAATGAGTCCTTTCAGGACCTTTTGGACTCTGCTACTCGTTTTAGTGCTTCACTCGGTTTTGACGTTTGtcttatacagtatatacagtatatgttcaTCACATCCCACTAAACTAAAACCTGTCAAGGTGACATGTTCTCACAACAAACACCAACAGCTAGAACAAACTTCTGGAGACCATGAATATTGATGTATCCTCATACTTTTATGGCAATTTACTAGTTCTTGAGCAGACCTGAGCAAGAGCTTAGCACCAAGGTTAAAGGTCAGTCATCTACCACAAAGCACTATGCATGATTCAGCAAACCGGGCTAGACAGAGATGTTGGTCAGCAGCCTTCACATTTTTCAATGGCTGGTCGCTCCATTACCGTCCACCACCTCTTGGTGTCAGTAATGCTCGCTCTCGGTCGGGGGAAACGAAGAAGAAGAGTCGTTAGTCTATTTCCGGTTCCGGGTCATTGATATCCTTCACAAACAGGTAAAATGTTGACCCGACTGTCGCGGTTCGGGCCCGCAATTCCCCGGTTACTCTCCAATGCCCCGGCCCGATATGTTTCCCAGTCAAAACCGTCCGGTGCCGCCGGTTCGACCGCCGTGACCGAGCTGCATCCGGCCGCGGAGAACGCAGGACACGGTGAGGTCAGCCCGTATGTCAAGGTGAGCTTGTCTCTTAGCACGTAACGTTATTCTTCGTTAACCCGTACAAGCAGAATAGAGTTGAGTTTGTGTGACATGTACAtggacctgcgggggggggtgtcatgcTGGACCCGCGGAGAACCGGACCCGCCGCTGATGGGCTCCTCTGGCGTTAGCTGTAGCGTCAGCTCGGGCCCCGGCTGTTAGAGAAGTGGCGCATTAGTGACAACACGCCATGAAGACTTCCTTTCAAACGTTATGTTCCATGTGAGCCTCACACGGTGAATACACCCCATGCACTGCACTGATTGACGGTACATATTCAGCACCAGATTCTCGTTTTCCATTAGTACTTGTCAATAAACTTTGGTCACTATAATGACTTGAGGGTATCTGTTGGGTCATCTACACACAGCAATGTAAATAAATCTAATTTGATCCAGGCTTCAGCATGTGCCTCAAAGGGCAAACTGGAGACAGCATTAAACAAAAGACTACAGAGGACATTTCTGCGACCCGTTTGGTGATGATCGCTGTAGCTGACGCCTCTCCTCCAATGCTCAGAATCCAGATTACCATGGCTTCTCCAGTGACCCAGTGGTGGATGAGTGGAACATGAGGGTGGGCTTCTTCTTTGGCATATCGGTGGCTCTCGTTATTGGAGGGACTTTTATCCACTATTTACCAGACCACGGGTAAGGTGTTTTCTTATTTGCATTGTATTGCTGCTATTTATTCATGCTTTCAGGTTTTTTTGGTGGTGTTCCACCACAAGTGGAATGTGAGGTTTCTTATTATTAATGTAAAGTGTTTCTGGTTCCCCTTCTATTTGGACCAGCATGCGGCAGTGGGCCAGAAGGGAGGCGGAGCGTGTGattctgcagagagagaaggaaggtcTCCCTCTCATGAGCGAGAATTATTACGACCCAAACAAGATCGTTCTGaccacagcagcagaggaaTAGGATGTCTGGCGTCCAGTTGCTCTATTTCATGATTAATGTATTTGACTCTGACAGAATAAATGATTTACTTGTTGAACTGAGTCATTTTTATGTATGAACTGTGACTTCTGTGAATCAGAACTTTGTCTGAATTCAACTTTGCAATGAATGCATCATTTAAGCCACTAAGAATTCATGTAATTCCCCCGATAGTTACAATAGACAAAGTATGAACCCTGCTCCAGCATAATTAAACTGTGAAGAGGAgctactgtactgtactgtgtCATGCACTAATGCTGGCTGAATAGAAAATTaacatttaaagaagaaatcATACTGAGCATATAGTAGTATACAACGTCTTTAATTTTACCACTGTCATTTCAAGTCACAAGAGCCTTTAGAACACCATTAGATACTTGTCAGTTAATTCTGTGCGAAGGGTTAGTTTTCTCAAGTGCTTCGGACTATTTGCTGATGGATTCTTTCGGGATTTTTATGTCTATATGTTAAAATGTGtattacatatttaaatgtttaatgtcaatttgtaatttatattaattaccTACAGAACTAAAAAGGTTAACGCACAAGTCATCTTTTGAATATGAAAAGATTCACCAATGTGTCGTATGTCATCAACTTATTTTGGAGACATGCCACAGTACTGAGTACGCATTATTCTGGGAGTACATGAACGCAGCAGAGGCACGTAACTAAAACGCGCATGCGCAGAACCGGACTCAATTGGGCGAGCTGGCGCCAAACGCAGTGTGTCTCACACTTACTTTCCACTTCAGAATGGACTTTTAAACGGACGCTCTTTCCCACACTTGTAAATGTGTGACGGTGAATCCGCAGCCTCGACAAGTTCCCACAAAGTACGTCCTTTGTAGCGCGTCCGTGAACGCAGCAGCTGATCCAGGAGCGACACTCAAGATGCCTTCACTGACCGTCAATGGAGTGACGGTGAATTTCCCCTTTGCTCCGTACGACTGTCAGAAGGACTACATGGGCAAAGTGATTGAGTGTCTTCAGAAGGTAGGTCCCGTCACGGCGCT
This sequence is a window from Pungitius pungitius chromosome 1, fPunPun2.1, whole genome shotgun sequence. Protein-coding genes within it:
- the ndufb11 gene encoding NADH dehydrogenase [ubiquinone] 1 beta subcomplex subunit 11, mitochondrial; translation: MLTRLSRFGPAIPRLLSNAPARYVSQSKPSGAAGSTAVTELHPAAENAGHGEVSPYVKNPDYHGFSSDPVVDEWNMRVGFFFGISVALVIGGTFIHYLPDHGMRQWARREAERVILQREKEGLPLMSENYYDPNKIVLTTAAEE